Part of the Spinacia oleracea cultivar Varoflay chromosome 5, BTI_SOV_V1, whole genome shotgun sequence genome, TCTTTAAATGGACTTATTTTTATGGGTTCTATAAACAAAATATTTATGTgcaaattttataaaatattgtgtCATTAAGAAATACGTAGTACGTGCAAATTTTTAAACATTGTGTCATTAAGAAATACGTAAAATATGGCATTGTATATTCATATGTGTTGTTAAATATGGTTCAAATATTTAAAGGAGAAATAAATATACTCGAAATGCCATATGTAATATGTACATACAGTGAATATTTTAAGACCTCACACCATATATAAGGGCCCCCTTGAGACCCCCTTATCGTGATTCGCCATGGGCCCCTAAAATGTCAGGACCGGCCCTGTGTAGACGTAGACTAGTTGAGTAGTGCATTTCAACTAAGATAATCCTACTCCGTATCTAACTGTTTGACTACGTCAAGTCAGATTATGGACAACCATAATGTaacatcacaaattcttatttacaagtggtgtacaataaatattgtataccagagtaaaagttaactcaaaatgtttaaaagttacctttctatatgtaaaagttatctattctttagtgataaaaaatttcattttaataaatattatttcttcaaattttctaataatgtataaaattaattatgtaATCCTTTACAATGTTTATCTACCAACTATTCTTATATAATACTTCGTAATAAGAATATCAATTTAAATGAGAGGCCTCCAAATCCTCATCTAAGTATTCTCATTCACTCCCTCCAAAAAACCCATTTACACCCTagatttcaaattcaaaacacttTTATTATAATTGATCATTGAACTACTCCATATAACACGATCAATTTCCATGTAAAGAAacagagcgatttccttcaatattgcataaagatccaacaattccctaaatacgttactttttaagttatttcccaccataccgtccacgtaagcaagggagaaagagaagtaatttttttttccggttcagcattgaaccgctatatgagatagcggtttcgttttaaagcaaaccgccatctcagatggcggttcaatgttataaaccgctatctcagatagcggtttgtattaaaacaaaaccgctatctcagatggcggtttacttaattgtaaattatttttaacatgaattacagtttaaatagaaatataatTTAGAAGTAACCTCTTATGACATCAATTGTGTCTGTACCTCAGTGGATAGAGTGTGTTGTTTCAACGCAGGAGGTCGTGGGTTCAAATCCTACCTGAtgtgtttatttctttttaaccatttattaatattaattataaacatttctaaatttaacttatcaaCATTAGTGTCTGTAGCTCAGCGGATAGAGTGTttatttcctaaccaaaaaGTTCGTGGGTTCGACCCCTAGCTGatgcagttttttttttaaccatttATAAATAGTACTACCTACGtgattataaaccgctatctcagatagcggttgaCTTAAGTCAAcagctatctgagatagcggtttagtgtcgattcgttaaaaaaaaagagaccGGTTTTAATGCTGACCTGGACgatatggtgggaattaagttaaaaagttgcgcattttgggaatttgacgttctttaaacaatattgaaggaaatcgctcaaagaaacaaaacaaaaaactgTTTTCTCTTGCTCTCTCATACCAAAATTGGAAAACCAACTTCTCTGTCATACCTAGAAACATTGAATGCCATGAGCCCATGACATGCACTCATTTCCGACCACCGCCTTGGTCTTATCACTTGAAATAGCCAATCACTTTCATTCAAGCACAACCTCAACATTGCATTTTTGTCTATTGTTTTACTTTTAtctaacttttttatttttatttttttacttttttacttttttattttttcaaaaaaaagttatttgcTTAATAAGTTATATTTGTTGGTTTTGTTTCAAGGTTTGGTTGTATTTAGTTGATGGTTGCCTTCCATCTTCCATACAAGCGCACAAGTGGTTCTACTCTTCTCTCAAATCCTTCCTCAATATATtatctccgtctctttttgttctttacgtttggtattttgcatgcgttttaacgactaattaatgtacattgaaattcctctatttttttttaaaatcaggcaaattacgtttatttataatgttttcacttttatcaaaattctgatattgggaaaatgagatcgaatgtttatttcttttgtttatgtttatatgtttGGTGTGCTCTatgtctattttttttatttgaattagGACCCTGTAGAAGGGAGTGCTTCACGTCTTCAATATAAGCAAACAACAAGAGATCAAAtgtttatttcttttgtttatgtttatatgtttATGTTGTATATGAAATCTAATTGTATTATTTTCTatgtttctttattttcttcacATTATTTAAGAATCATACTATGTACTTCTTAATCTTGATTCAATCTTTCAGATTCTTTAATATGGACTACTATTATCTGATAAAAACTTTACTACGTGATGACCCACATGAAAAAAAGTTGGGCGTCAGTTTTCGGGGGTAgttttccttcaatattgcatgGTTATTGTGTGCCTCTTGCATACTAGACATATGAAATGGAAAGGTTGCCATTATTGAGAGGATTGTCATGAGATGCTTATATTCAACTTGAAAACATAAGGATTTGGCCATGATATCTAATTATTATGGAGAACATGATTTATcttccctccgtcccggaatacttgcgcCATTTTAACTGGACACGCTTGTTAATgaacaactttgaccaccaatatcttgaactacatattatataatcttatgaaatattaatattttgaaaacattaattaagatgaagccaacaatatattatatactaacatttgtttaattttcatatactagaaataaaatatggtcaaaataaattatgtgaatagtaaaaaagtcaaaacaatgcgagtattccgggacggagggagtatacctTTACCTTAAAAGTGTTTATTTGATCTTTTATTATATCATGTTTAGTCACTCGATGAAATATGCTTAGGTATATATATCAAAGGAGACAGTTAAGTTATTCTTGAGTTGGGTTATCATTTTCATGTTTATTCACTCTTTCTCTATTGTGTGTTCTGATTTTTAACAATAGCTCAACTTAGGCGGTAATTGCGCGCTTGACTTATGAAAATTTAAGTACTCAACTTGAAGTATAAAACATTTATCAAATTGCTTATGTTTATCTTATATGGCCTTTTTCATTGATTTAGGGTTGCAGTTAAATGTTTAAGGGTATGAAGATTTGACATTTGCTACTTAATTTGTGAAGACACAAATGCTCACACCAACTACTAAAAAGTAATTTTATTGGTGCCATTGGATATTGTACGTGCGAATATCTAATATATACCCATTGTAGAGTTTATTTTGACACATTTTTGTGGCATTTTGTATCAGGGCTTTTCTtcgattatttatttaatattaatgcATACCATTATTTTGATTAAAACTATTGTACTAGGATATGACTCTCAATGATATGACAAGGCTCTCATCTATATTCATCTTTGTAACTTTTTCTCACTTTTAAGAATTTGTAGATTCCAACAATGATAAATTGATAGGGGATTTGTACACCTATTacaagtactccctctgtatttatttaagggatacacttgtcttttccggccgtatttatttaaaagatacacttgaaatttttagtaatttatcaaccccaccatctaattaaataatctatttacaccccatccccaccccccatcccctaaaatgacatggtcccacttgttttacttattaaaatatctacccaaccccacttgttttattactttatttcattcaattctttttcttaatacccgtgtccgaccaagtgtatctcttaaataaatacggagggagtattctaaACACCATTCTCCGATAAAgacacatttttttttgttacatgAAGAGTTagtaagttaaaaaaaaaagctgATCATCAAGACTACTAGCAAAAAGTACTTCATAGATTAAACATAATTACTTTTAATAGAAGCAAATTGTTCTTATTAATCCATCCCTTTCTCATAAGATTAAGTTAATTACGGAGTAACAATCTTTATTTTATATATCCCGTGCTAATGCACGGCCATACACTAGTTAAAATATTGCATCGAAAGCACACTAGTTAAAATAAGTTAAGGCTCTCTTCCTCTTTAACCAAGATCTCGGGTTTGAGCCTTGAGAATGGAAAAAACCTCAAATAGGAGAGATACTGCCCATCGAGCTACCCATACAAACTCACACGGGAGATTAGTCCACCCGTCGTAGcagaataataataaaaaaaaagtttaaaggTATATctacataaaataaattaaaaaaataaaaaaatccgaTCCTAATACAACCAGAGCCTGGTTAATATAGGCGACACCCCAAATTAGGATACAGTTTTGAGAGAAGATTATCCTAATTTCTATttacttttcctttttagaaaaagaaaaaaaaaattcggttTGTACGGGCCCGACCCAGGCCAACCTCGCTTGATTCATGCCAAAATTTTCAAACGGAGGTCCAAACACAGTTCAAGTCCACGTGCTCTCGTGCCGGGCTAGACCTTTGTGCATAAGCCAAATTTTAGTCAATTTAACATGCTTTGTCGTGTCAGACCGGGTGGTGCCAAGCTCAGTTCATTCATGCCTGTCCGGGCCAATAATTTAAGGAAGAAGGCTCAGACACGACCCAAGGCCACGCGCCCTTGTATCGGGCTGGGCTTTTGTGCCTAAGCTTAATTTAGCCAATTAACGTGCTTCGTCGTACTGAGTCAGGTGGTTCCGTTTCTTGTcgtgttttttcaaaaaaaacgaGACCAAGCCCAATAGGAAGTAAGTTATTTTATGAAGTACAATAAGTAGGACATTAACCTATCATTTTTCGTTTTCCACTTGTCAATTGTCATGCAAGTTACAATCCAATGCAAAACATTTCTCTTAAGGAACAACTCCTTCATAATCAGTTCCATTTGCCAACTTTAAACGCGGTAACAGCTCTTTACACAATATTTTGAATCACCTTTCTCACCAggaacaacaaaataaaacataaaataaaacataaactaaaataaaataaaataaaataaatccgaaaataaaataaataaaacatctATCCAAGTAGAAGATATATTGAAGTACTGGAaatgttttctttttcttccagAAGCGGGAAACCATCACTTCTCCACCTGCAGTTGTATGATACCACTATTTTATTCCTGACATAGTCAAATATACTCAACATGATCAAACTATAACAACATTAAACtgcttaattaataactaaaaaaacggcgaaataaattataattaaatcaGCAGGTGAAAATCAGAAGAATAATGAACGATTCAGGAAATTATCAAGAACCTTCACCTTCAATGAAGCATGATGTGTTACCATCATCGCCATATTTACAGGGAGTATATTATGAACAACACAAAGGTTGACAGTTGCTGTAAACCTTCAAAGCAAGCAACAAGGAAACTGCAGTGAATGTTCCTGTATTACCAAGTATAAAGATAACTACACAAAGTTACAATGAGGTTGGATCTCACAATATGGGACAAAGAAGACTAGAAGAGCATAAATAATCAAGTGATAGTATTACCTTTACCATCTTACGTAAACATTAACTCTGtcatcaaaacaatattaaagaAACGGCAAACAGACACAATACTCATAGCTCACAAGTCAACCACATACACAAAACCCAGCTAATGTTTCATCTTCACTGACATAATTAGATAGATTCACACATCTATCTTGATCTCGTTTCAGTCTCCATTGTGACCTACAACACCCAGCTAATGTTTCATCAGTCTAATTCCCGGCCAATGAGGTACCCGGGACCAGGAGGATGATGAATACATTTACAGTAACAGCAACCTTTAAGTTCAGCTTCATCTGAAAGATAATCAATCATGTACTATAAGATTACAGTCGAGATATTAATGACATAACCATCCActcaagtatatatatatatatatacctggTAGGAGAAAAGATGGGCCCAAGCATTGGCAAAAGTCAACGAAGAAATATCTGGCCCTTCTGATCACTTCCGCAAAAAAAGTCATCACCTCAGCATCAGGATCGTCTTTGTTCTTTGCCTCAAAGTTCATATGCTGGAGGAACCCAAACCCCAACACTACTATTTCAAACCGGCCAATCTTCACAAGCTCAAAGTTTGAACCCTGAAAAGTTCATTCATAAGCcaggtatatattaataatataataatataattacgTGGACCCACGAAAAAACAAGGCAATACAACAAATGGGAACTGAACTATTTTCAGGAGAAGAAAACCACACCTTCTCTCCATTGAACAAGCGCAAGGCTACAGATGCATTTCTAGCTATCATGTCCGTACAAGTGTTGTTGCCCCTGTACTCGAGTCCGAGATCCGGGAACCTAAGAGAGAGGTCTTCTTTGTCTTTGCGTTTTCTTTTTAGCAATTGAAAAAACGACATTCAATCAGGACATATTCATGCCAATAACATTTCACAAAATAATTAGCTTAAAAATAGTTTATATCCACTTCCTTGTAGACTAGTTGAGTAGTGAATTTCAACTAAGATAATCCTATCCGTATCTAACTGTTTGACTAAATCAAGTCAGATTATGGACAACCATAATATAACATTCAGAACACAAATGATAGAGCTATATGAAGCTAGTAAGGAAGATCAGTAAAAAAAATGCAAGATAATTAGTACAGTAATACCAAAGAATTGGTTAACAATAAAGAAAACAACCACCTCAGTATACCCTTCTCCAAGTACTTATTGAACTCCTTGAGTTTGGAACACAAGGTATCAAAATGAGGTTCCCCGCCACTTCGGAAGCTACAGATGTCAGCAGGATGGTGAATATCGCGAGAACAACAATAGAGGCAACCGTGAGTATCAGCTTTCTCTGCAACAAGTGTAACCGAAATGGCAAAAAGGATCATCTAATGGTAATGATAGTGCAGAAATTTTCTACTACATAGTAAACAAAGTCATCCACACCAAGAGAGTAGAACAATGAGATCAAGTAATCAAGTATACATGGGTTCAAAGAGTGTATAACCTGGTAGTATGTCACTTGTCCCCATGCagagtactttttttagtttctaTCAGCTCAGAAAAAAAGGTCTGCACACCGGATACGCCCTTTTCCTTAACCTTGAAGTTCAAATGCAAGATACGGTCGCCTGTAGAAAGATATCCTACGGCGAGAGGGCCAGCCTCCAGAAGCTCAAATTCTCTGTTTCCAAGTTCATTTAAAGCTACGGTTGAATATTTCTCCTTAACGGCTTCAGATCCCACGTCAATATCTTTGTCGTCAAAGTCAGACAAAATGACACTAAACAAAATTATAACCAAATATGTCAGTATATAAATTTACTCCCATACTAAAGCTCAATCAGTAGAGTGCACATAAAGAGTAACGAGGAGCTAGTAAGCAAGAGCAATTAAAAAACAAGATAAAGCTACTAGTAAGAGTATATAGCCAATTAGCCAGGTGTACGTACGTGTGTACCTTCCTTAATCTTAATCCTTATTCGGTTCATAAAAACTTTACTTGGCCTATGTTCATAAATAAAGGCTTGAAAACCTTGCTTAGTAGCTTACCCTATCTTCATAAGACAGCCAACTCAATCAAGTGGTCAAGACTCAAGAACACAATGATCAGAAAAACGTGTCTACTGGATATGGAAAAAGGTATTGTATTACGGTGTATGACTTGCATACTTTCAGCCCTCAATCATCTAGCTCGTAAACTACTTGTAAGAATACAATGAATTGAATATGGGGTGATCAGTATCCCCAACTAAAAACAGACTCATGTTTCCAATCCCACATCTAATAAGACCACACCAAATATACTTGTGGAAGAAATCAAATTACTAGTCGTATTATAATAACAATGATTACATTCATGATACACAGACtaccaaataaacaaaaatatcaCATAAATGGAGGAAAATATTGGCATTAGAATGCAGAACAATTATCTAATGAAACCAATTACAAAAATTTTGTATATATTTGATTTCCAGAATTCCTTGCTTTTCTACACAGTAACTGGTTGCAACATGTAATTATCTTTGCCCTACACTAAGGAGTTTCTTAGCACAGGAAAAATAACACATGAAAATGAGATCATCTATTAACCAACCCACACAATCGAATCTATGAACTGAATCCCCA contains:
- the LOC110777067 gene encoding uncharacterized protein isoform X2 translates to MGTSDILPEKADTHGCLYCCSRDIHHPADICSFRSGGEPHFDTLCSKLKEFNKYLEKGILRKRKDKEDLSLRFPDLGLEYRGNNTCTDMIARNASVALRLFNGEKGSNFELVKIGRFEIVVLGFGFLQHMNFEAKNKDDPDAEVMTFFAEVIRRARYFFVDFCQCLGPSFLLPDEAELKGCCYCKCIHHPPGPGYLIGRELD
- the LOC110777067 gene encoding uncharacterized protein isoform X1, with the protein product MILFAISVTLVAEKADTHGCLYCCSRDIHHPADICSFRSGGEPHFDTLCSKLKEFNKYLEKGILRKRKDKEDLSLRFPDLGLEYRGNNTCTDMIARNASVALRLFNGEKGSNFELVKIGRFEIVVLGFGFLQHMNFEAKNKDDPDAEVMTFFAEVIRRARYFFVDFCQCLGPSFLLPDEAELKGCCYCKCIHHPPGPGYLIGRELD